The following proteins are co-located in the Triticum aestivum cultivar Chinese Spring chromosome 1A, IWGSC CS RefSeq v2.1, whole genome shotgun sequence genome:
- the LOC123179920 gene encoding uncharacterized protein — METLPDDVVVEILVRVTDVAALFRCAATCKRCRLLIAEPSFLRRRWPEGVSHQSSLLGFFAMQQPREEPTEGSSAAPMPPFTPVPWSPLGERHRSLTITAPGGRGCQVTLLTSRRGLLVMRFFPLEEPSDGYIKTMNLTLYDPIAGKSRQLPELKSNRPFRIQGCALLTRADCCPDKTRGAASSVPSSFLKVLIIGVDQDGPGADQDEPRHNLHVFTSTKSSSSWNTPRECFQPLEDGTRVVSQQISAVVCQGTAHWLFSNTSNLYALTVCARTTEMSLTRIPVTPDQPRLLLGVTDGGSPSLLRLDGQCTMLEVWKRRTDNMCGHNNTGRWHRTKKIELQPPKWGKIDQVQCVCVGETSGILLVKDNQQDVYIVDLQTGAMEAVTSWFRGIVLRAIPFEMDWPAFFTRRLANTRIKRTKLGGVLSKLADPFWGQIVVSLIIVSIAMSWA, encoded by the coding sequence ATGGAGACGCTGccggacgacgtggtggtggagatCCTGGTGCGCGTGACGGATGTGGCAGCCCTCTTCCGCTGCGCCGCGACGTGCAAGCGATGCCGCCTCCTCATTGCCGAGCCGTCtttcctccgccgccgctggcCTGAGGGCGTGAGTCACCAGTCCTCCCTGCTCGGCTTCTTCGCCATGCAACAGCCCCGTGAAGAACCAACAGAAGGGAGCTCTGCTGCGCCCATGCCGCCCTTCACCCCGGTGCCATGGTCCCCGCTCGGAGAGCGCCACCGCTCCCTGACCATCACCGCCCCTGGGGGTCGTGGCTGCCAGGTAACGCTGCTCACCTCGCGCCGTGGCCTTCTTGTTATGCGGTTCTTCCCACTCGAGGAACCCAGCGATGGGTACATTAAGACCATGAACCTGACATTGTACGATCCAATCGCCGGCAAAAGCCGTCAGCTGCCTGAGTTGAAGAGCAATAGACCTTTCCGAATACAAGGATGTGCCCTTCTGACCCGTGCGGATTGTTGCCCGGACAAAACACGAGGAGCAGCGTCATCGGTCCCCTCGTCCTTCCTCAAAGTGCTAATCATCGGCGTCGATCAAGATGGGCCAGGCGCCGATCAAGATGAGCCACGGCACAATCTCCACGTGTTCACTTCCACGAAGTCGAGCTCGAGCTGGAACACGCCCAGGGAGTGCTTTCAGCCTTTGGAGGACGGCACGCGTGTGGTGTCCCAGCAGATCAGCGCTGTCGTGTGCCAAGGCACTGCACATTGGCTCTTCAGCAATACGTCTAACTTGTACGCACTCACTGTGTGTGCTAGGACCACAGAGATGTCCTTAACAAGGATACCAGTCACACCGGATCAACCTCGGCTGCTGCTCGGAGTCACCGATGGCGGGTCGCCGTCATTGCTTCGCTTGGACGGGCAATGCACTATGCTCGAGGTCTGGAAACGCCGAACTGACAACATGTGTGGACACAACAACACAGGCCGCTGGCATCGCACCAAGAAGATCGAGTTACAACCACCCAAGTGGGGCAAGATCGACCAGGTGCAGTGCGTGTGCGTGGGTGAGACAAGCGGCATACTGCTCGTCAAGGACAATCAACAAGACGTGTACATCGTAGATCTCCAAACAGGGGCAATGGAGGCGGTCACCAGCTGGTTTCGAGGCATTGTTTTGAGGGCCATCCCTTTTGAGATGGATTGGCCAGCCTTCTTCACCCGTCGCTTGGCGAACACTAGGATCAAACGAACTAAACTGGGAGGAGTTCTATCAAAACTTGCTGACCCTTTTTGGGGACAAATAGTAGTGTCGCTTATCATTGTATCAATTGCTATGAGTTGGGCCTAG